In Ancalomicrobiaceae bacterium S20, the following proteins share a genomic window:
- the ybeY gene encoding rRNA maturation RNase YbeY, which yields MSPQGQSAAPAAFPPAAVAIDVAVEADAWTAGPLGTEADLTRLLETAVSAAVAVGELDLPEAAELSVVLTDDARIRVLNKTWRGLDKPTNVLSFPGSDEDDEEIGPLLGDIVVAYETTAREAETEAKRLGDHLTHLVVHGLLHLFGYDHIDDDEAEEMEALETEILAAIGIDDPYADLEPGHRPIDAD from the coding sequence GTGAGCCCGCAAGGTCAGAGTGCCGCGCCGGCGGCGTTCCCGCCGGCAGCCGTCGCGATCGATGTCGCGGTCGAGGCGGACGCGTGGACCGCCGGTCCGCTCGGAACCGAAGCCGACCTGACGCGTCTTCTGGAAACCGCGGTCTCGGCGGCCGTCGCCGTCGGCGAGCTGGATCTGCCGGAGGCGGCGGAACTGTCGGTGGTGCTGACGGACGACGCACGGATCCGGGTGCTGAACAAGACCTGGCGCGGCCTCGACAAGCCGACCAACGTGCTGTCCTTCCCGGGCTCCGACGAGGACGACGAGGAGATCGGGCCGCTGCTCGGCGACATCGTCGTCGCCTACGAGACGACCGCGCGCGAGGCCGAGACCGAGGCCAAGCGGCTCGGCGACCACCTCACTCACTTGGTCGTGCACGGGCTGCTGCATCTTTTCGGCTATGATCACATCGACGACGACGAGGCCGAGGAGATGGAGGCGCTCGAGACCGAGATCCTCGCAGCCATCGGCATCGACGACCCTTACGCCGATCTGGAGCCGGGGCACCGGCCGATCGACGCGGACTGA
- a CDS encoding PhoH family protein: protein MKVPGAKTTSVPAFPAVAHASDLTHVVLAFDDNRLVGDLYGQFDQNLAEIERRLGVAAIARGNQVTIKGPHLACEQARQVLEGLYDRLQKGEDVHPGDVDGAIRIAETDTAQLPLPTLESKARFAPAQISTRRKTVVARTAAQDAYIRAMDRADLVFGIGPAGTGKTYLAVAYAAALIERGDASRLILSRPAVEAGERLGFLPGDMKEKVDPYLRPLYDALYDMMPAEKVERGLQSGMIEVAPLAFMRGRTLANAVVLLDEAQNTTTMQMKMFLTRLGENSKMIVTGDPTQVDLPPGQKSGLVDSLEVLHDVQGIIRVNFTDKDVVRHELVARIVKAYDDTSRERLAGRNDGGQPLAGTGRP, encoded by the coding sequence ATGAAGGTGCCCGGGGCCAAGACTACCTCCGTGCCGGCATTTCCGGCGGTCGCTCACGCCTCGGACCTGACCCATGTGGTCCTGGCCTTCGACGACAATCGTCTGGTCGGGGATCTCTACGGGCAGTTCGACCAGAACCTCGCCGAGATCGAGCGCCGCCTCGGCGTCGCGGCGATCGCGCGCGGCAACCAGGTCACCATCAAGGGGCCGCATCTGGCCTGCGAGCAGGCGCGACAGGTGCTGGAAGGCCTCTACGACCGCCTGCAGAAGGGCGAGGACGTGCACCCGGGCGACGTCGATGGCGCGATCCGCATCGCCGAGACCGATACGGCGCAACTGCCGCTGCCGACGCTCGAATCGAAGGCGCGTTTCGCGCCGGCGCAGATTTCCACGCGCCGCAAGACGGTCGTCGCGCGCACGGCGGCGCAGGATGCCTATATCCGGGCCATGGACCGCGCCGATCTCGTGTTCGGCATCGGTCCGGCCGGCACGGGCAAGACCTATCTCGCGGTCGCCTATGCCGCCGCGCTGATCGAGCGCGGCGACGCCAGCCGCCTGATCCTGTCGCGGCCGGCGGTCGAAGCGGGCGAGCGGCTCGGCTTCCTGCCCGGCGACATGAAGGAGAAGGTCGATCCCTATCTCCGCCCGCTCTACGACGCGCTCTACGACATGATGCCGGCCGAGAAGGTCGAGCGCGGCCTGCAGTCGGGCATGATCGAGGTGGCGCCGCTCGCCTTCATGCGCGGCCGCACGCTCGCCAACGCCGTGGTGCTGCTCGACGAAGCGCAGAACACCACGACGATGCAGATGAAGATGTTCCTGACCCGCCTCGGCGAGAACTCGAAGATGATCGTCACCGGCGATCCGACGCAGGTCGACCTGCCGCCGGGCCAGAAGTCGGGGCTCGTCGACAGTCTCGAGGTGCTGCACGACGTGCAGGGCATCATCCGGGTGAACTTCACCGACAAGGACGTGGTGCGCCACGAGCTGGTCGCCCGCATCGTCAAGGCCTACGACGACACCTCGCGCGAACGGCTCGCCGGCCGCAACGACGGCGGTCAGCCGCTCGCGGGGACGGGACGGCCGTGA